A stretch of Haloprofundus halophilus DNA encodes these proteins:
- a CDS encoding ABC transporter ATP-binding protein, protein MRTEAVEATELVGEDLAIGYPTTPEPVVECDSVVVPAGEVTALVGPNGSGKSTLLRSLSNQLEPERGSVLLDGHELQTFGTKELAKRLGLLSQENEAPGSLTVEELVYHGRYPHRGFFETVDEKDEAAVDEAISLAGVEHIRDSQVGNLSGGQKQLAWIAMVLAQDTDVLLLDEPTTYLDLHHQLRVMEVVRTLNRERDVTVAVVLHDIGQAARFADNLVAMRDGELYDWGPPRKVVTEELLRDVFRVEATVDADHPTGPHISPHRAMDE, encoded by the coding sequence ATGCGGACGGAGGCCGTCGAAGCGACGGAACTCGTCGGCGAGGACCTCGCAATCGGCTACCCGACGACGCCGGAACCGGTCGTCGAGTGCGACTCCGTCGTCGTCCCCGCGGGCGAGGTGACCGCGCTTGTCGGTCCGAACGGGTCCGGTAAGAGCACGCTGCTTCGCTCGCTGTCGAACCAGCTCGAACCGGAACGCGGCAGCGTCCTCCTGGATGGACACGAACTCCAGACGTTCGGGACGAAGGAGCTCGCCAAGCGGCTCGGGCTGCTCTCGCAGGAGAACGAAGCGCCCGGCAGTCTCACCGTCGAGGAGCTGGTCTACCACGGCCGCTATCCGCACCGCGGGTTCTTCGAGACGGTCGACGAGAAGGACGAGGCGGCCGTCGACGAGGCGATCTCGCTGGCGGGCGTCGAGCACATCCGCGACTCGCAGGTCGGAAACCTCAGCGGCGGGCAGAAGCAGTTGGCGTGGATTGCGATGGTGCTGGCGCAGGACACCGACGTGTTGCTGTTGGACGAACCGACGACGTATCTCGACTTGCACCACCAGTTGCGCGTGATGGAGGTCGTCCGGACGCTCAATCGCGAGCGCGACGTCACCGTCGCCGTCGTCCTCCACGACATCGGCCAGGCGGCGCGCTTCGCGGACAACCTCGTCGCCATGCGCGACGGCGAACTGTACGACTGGGGCCCGCCGAGGAAAGTCGTCACCGAGGAACTGCTGCGCGACGTGTTCCGCGTCGAAGCCACCGTCGACGCCGACCACCCGACCGGACCGCACATCTCGCCGCACCGCGCGATGGACGAGTGA
- a CDS encoding twin-arginine translocation signal domain-containing protein yields MQDEETAFERRQFLTGTAAIAASIGVAGCVGGGGDGDGGDGGDGENDASAGDGSTADGTEQTGQESTDSETGEGGYSVSISPMGEVSFDAVPENAMAYSPQYVDMAVAFGRGETVNSIGFPESFYTGYYDQLDGVEFDPESRSKLWNDGVDKEIFYELDSDVHFIDPTWILNVGSFGLDEADIEEIETNVGPFFANRYSRAHSDPGVDDYEYYTLWELSGKVAELYRETERWEALREVRDELVSELESNLPPESDRPTVGLVIYDADAQTFSPYKIANDGFGVSHYRPLGVRDVFAESDRTYEADYDASYDLEAMLEVDPDVLIHNFDVGGSDRYEAMVDLKDDPVGGELTAMQNDRVYTGGSPLQGPLYNIFQLEMAAKQIYPERFGEWPGYDADGRYAIPEDERLFDRERVASVVTEGA; encoded by the coding sequence ATGCAAGATGAGGAGACAGCCTTCGAGCGTAGACAGTTTCTCACGGGGACCGCGGCCATCGCCGCGAGCATCGGAGTCGCCGGCTGTGTCGGCGGTGGAGGCGACGGAGACGGCGGAGACGGCGGAGACGGCGAGAACGACGCGAGCGCCGGAGACGGGTCGACAGCCGACGGAACCGAGCAGACGGGTCAGGAGTCGACCGACAGCGAGACGGGCGAGGGCGGGTACTCGGTCAGCATCTCGCCGATGGGCGAGGTGTCGTTCGACGCCGTCCCCGAGAACGCGATGGCGTACAGCCCGCAGTACGTGGACATGGCCGTGGCTTTCGGTCGCGGCGAAACTGTGAACTCCATCGGCTTCCCGGAGTCGTTCTACACGGGTTACTACGACCAACTCGACGGCGTCGAGTTCGACCCCGAGAGTCGGTCGAAACTGTGGAACGACGGCGTCGACAAGGAGATCTTCTACGAACTCGACTCCGACGTCCACTTCATCGACCCGACGTGGATTCTGAACGTCGGCAGCTTCGGCCTCGACGAGGCCGACATCGAGGAGATAGAGACGAACGTCGGGCCGTTCTTCGCCAACCGGTACAGCCGCGCCCACAGCGACCCCGGCGTCGACGACTACGAGTACTACACACTCTGGGAGCTGTCGGGCAAAGTCGCCGAACTGTACCGGGAGACCGAGCGGTGGGAGGCGCTTCGGGAGGTCCGAGACGAACTCGTCTCGGAACTGGAGTCGAACCTCCCGCCGGAGTCGGACCGACCGACCGTCGGCCTCGTCATCTACGACGCGGACGCGCAGACGTTCTCGCCGTACAAGATAGCGAACGACGGCTTCGGCGTCTCGCACTACCGCCCCCTCGGCGTCCGGGACGTGTTCGCCGAGAGTGACCGGACGTACGAGGCCGACTACGACGCGAGCTACGACCTCGAAGCGATGCTCGAAGTCGACCCCGACGTGCTGATACACAACTTCGACGTGGGCGGGAGCGACCGGTACGAGGCGATGGTCGACCTGAAGGACGACCCCGTCGGCGGCGAACTCACCGCGATGCAGAACGACCGCGTTTACACGGGCGGGTCGCCGCTGCAGGGACCGCTCTACAACATCTTCCAGTTGGAGATGGCGGCCAAGCAGATCTACCCCGAACGGTTCGGCGAGTGGCCCGGCTACGACGCCGACGGGAGGTACGCGATTCCGGAGGACGAGCGGCTGTTCGACCGCGAACGCGTCGCGAGCGTCGTGACGGAGGGTGCGTGA
- a CDS encoding FAD-dependent oxidoreductase: MSDTSQTEAPVSNDAADHDRHDVLVVGGGVAGLSAATFTARAGLDTVVVDDGNSIVKRNAHLENVPGFPAGVNSRLFCEMQREQARRSGSAFVDGRVTDLRRVDGGGFRAGVDGDVDTDSGLYATYVVAASWSDTSYLDGLGVDLRVAGSKTYIGDDGLGRTSVEGLYAAGRLTERYHQAVVAAGHGAQTAITLVHDSETPFYNDWVTPEGYFTDRGREVPPGCEEIDEAERRRREAESLETMQAFFAESHPEPQRTHPSLVDDE; this comes from the coding sequence ATGAGCGACACGTCCCAGACTGAAGCCCCAGTATCGAACGACGCGGCTGACCACGACCGCCACGACGTGCTCGTCGTCGGCGGCGGCGTCGCCGGACTGAGCGCGGCGACGTTCACCGCGCGTGCCGGACTCGACACCGTCGTCGTCGACGACGGCAACTCCATCGTCAAGCGAAACGCGCATCTGGAGAACGTCCCCGGCTTCCCGGCGGGCGTCAACTCCCGACTGTTCTGCGAGATGCAGCGCGAACAGGCCCGACGTAGCGGCAGTGCGTTCGTCGACGGACGCGTGACCGACCTCCGGCGCGTCGACGGCGGGGGTTTCCGCGCGGGAGTCGACGGCGACGTGGACACCGACTCCGGACTCTACGCGACGTACGTCGTCGCCGCCTCGTGGAGCGACACCAGCTACCTCGACGGCCTCGGAGTCGACCTCCGGGTCGCTGGAAGCAAGACGTACATCGGCGACGACGGCCTCGGCCGGACGAGCGTCGAGGGACTGTACGCCGCCGGACGGCTGACCGAGCGTTACCACCAGGCGGTCGTCGCCGCGGGTCACGGCGCGCAGACCGCGATTACGCTCGTTCACGACTCGGAGACGCCGTTCTACAACGACTGGGTCACGCCGGAGGGCTACTTCACCGACCGCGGTCGGGAGGTTCCGCCGGGCTGCGAGGAGATCGACGAGGCCGAACGCCGTCGCCGCGAAGCCGAGTCGCTGGAGACGATGCAGGCGTTTTTCGCCGAGTCGCATCCGGAACCGCAGCGCACTCACCCGAGTCTCGTCGACGACGAGTGA
- a CDS encoding Cdc6/Cdc18 family protein → MAPDSIFEDEAEVFRDIEVLEEDYTPDTILCRDEVMTEYINVLKPIYKGRPPQNAFLYGDTGVGKTAVTNHLTTQLEADIRQKNEDIERQHERNDQRADDDGNAQPSVETDAADSADAAAPVDLTIVKVNCQNLTSTGERTSSYQVAIALVNELRPPKDMIASTGYAPQAVYSMLYEEMDALGGTVLVILDEVDRIGADDTILYELPRARANEKVENARIGLIGISNDYTFRSNLSPKVKDTLCETEIKFPAYNAMQLREILRDRASRALYDETYGDDVIALCAALATRESSGSARKAINLLRRAGEIAENDGRTTIVEGDVHEAKDDLEYGDMVDSITDQDAHKRYVLAAVAHLSKADATPARVKEVHRAYRAVAESYAADPLSQRGMYNHLTKLAMLGFLTSHDNNEGIKGGQYYEFEFSDEVDRSKVREAFESMGHAWQDIRVQGD, encoded by the coding sequence ATGGCTCCCGACTCTATTTTCGAAGACGAGGCCGAGGTGTTTCGCGACATCGAGGTGCTCGAAGAGGACTACACCCCCGACACCATCCTCTGCCGCGACGAGGTGATGACGGAGTACATCAACGTCCTCAAACCCATCTACAAGGGCCGTCCACCGCAGAACGCCTTCCTCTACGGCGACACCGGCGTCGGCAAGACCGCCGTGACGAACCACCTCACGACGCAGTTAGAAGCCGACATCCGCCAGAAGAACGAGGACATCGAGCGACAGCACGAACGGAACGACCAGCGAGCGGACGACGACGGGAACGCGCAACCGTCCGTCGAGACCGACGCCGCAGACAGCGCAGACGCCGCCGCCCCCGTCGACCTCACCATCGTCAAGGTGAACTGCCAGAACCTCACCTCCACCGGCGAGCGAACCTCCTCCTACCAGGTCGCCATCGCGCTGGTCAACGAACTCCGCCCGCCGAAGGATATGATCGCCTCCACGGGCTACGCCCCGCAAGCGGTGTACTCGATGCTGTACGAGGAGATGGACGCCCTCGGCGGCACGGTGCTGGTCATCCTCGACGAGGTCGACCGCATCGGCGCCGACGACACCATCCTCTACGAACTCCCGCGCGCGCGAGCGAACGAGAAGGTCGAAAACGCCCGCATCGGTCTCATCGGCATCTCCAACGACTACACGTTCCGGTCGAACCTCTCGCCGAAGGTCAAGGACACGCTCTGCGAGACCGAGATCAAGTTCCCCGCCTACAACGCGATGCAACTGCGCGAGATTCTGCGCGACCGCGCCTCCCGCGCGCTGTACGACGAGACGTACGGCGACGACGTCATCGCGCTCTGTGCGGCGCTCGCCACCCGCGAATCCTCGGGGAGCGCGCGAAAAGCGATCAACCTCCTCCGAAGGGCGGGCGAAATCGCCGAGAACGACGGTCGAACGACCATCGTCGAGGGCGACGTCCACGAGGCGAAAGACGACCTGGAGTACGGCGACATGGTCGACTCCATCACCGACCAGGACGCGCACAAACGCTACGTGCTCGCCGCCGTCGCCCACCTCTCGAAGGCCGACGCGACGCCCGCCCGCGTGAAGGAGGTTCACCGCGCGTACCGCGCCGTCGCCGAGAGTTACGCCGCCGACCCGCTGAGCCAGCGCGGCATGTACAACCACCTGACGAAACTGGCGATGCTCGGCTTTCTCACCTCCCACGACAACAACGAGGGGATCAAAGGCGGCCAGTACTACGAGTTCGAGTTCTCCGACGAGGTCGACCGCTCGAAGGTTCGCGAGGCGTTCGAGTCGATGGGCCACGCCTGGCAAGATATTCGAGTTCAAGGGGATTAG
- the coaBC gene encoding bifunctional phosphopantothenoylcysteine decarboxylase/phosphopantothenate--cysteine ligase CoaBC, giving the protein MLQGVNVALGVSGSIAAVKVVELAHELRRQGANVRAVVTDSARGIVHPWAVEFATDNPVVTEITGRVEHVELCGRDGWADVLLLAPATANTVGKIAAAVDDTPVTTCATTALGAGMPVVVAPAMHEPMYDHPGVLDAIDRVESWGVSFVDPRIEEGKAKIATEEAIVTDVARATTERTLSGKRVVVTSGATSERIDPIRVLTNRASGRTGREVARACYVRGADVTLVHDGPDVPYASVERVESAAEMLAAVEAACAGDEADDVAPADALVSAAAISDFTVDAADEKIRSGESRTLDLRPTPKLVDAVRDARPDLPIVGFKAETAGDDESMVAEAKRILDRASLSFVVANDASVMGEDATRALFVRESGLTGEYEGDKAGLGGRVADELAAELGA; this is encoded by the coding sequence ATGCTTCAGGGAGTCAACGTCGCGCTGGGGGTGTCGGGCAGTATCGCTGCGGTCAAAGTAGTCGAACTGGCCCACGAGCTCCGGCGGCAGGGGGCGAACGTTCGCGCCGTCGTGACCGACAGCGCCCGCGGTATCGTCCACCCGTGGGCCGTGGAGTTCGCCACCGACAACCCGGTGGTCACGGAGATTACGGGCCGCGTCGAGCACGTCGAACTCTGCGGACGCGACGGCTGGGCGGACGTGCTCCTGCTCGCGCCCGCGACGGCCAACACGGTCGGCAAAATCGCCGCCGCCGTCGACGACACGCCCGTGACGACCTGCGCGACCACCGCCCTCGGAGCGGGGATGCCCGTCGTCGTCGCGCCCGCGATGCACGAACCGATGTACGACCACCCGGGCGTGCTCGACGCCATCGACCGCGTCGAGTCGTGGGGCGTCTCCTTCGTCGACCCGCGAATCGAGGAGGGCAAAGCGAAAATCGCCACCGAGGAGGCCATCGTGACGGACGTCGCCCGAGCGACGACCGAGCGGACGCTCTCGGGGAAGCGCGTCGTCGTCACCAGCGGCGCGACGAGCGAACGAATCGACCCGATTCGCGTGCTGACCAACCGCGCGTCGGGACGAACCGGCCGTGAAGTCGCCCGCGCCTGCTACGTCCGTGGAGCCGACGTGACGCTCGTCCACGACGGGCCCGACGTTCCCTACGCCTCGGTCGAACGCGTCGAGAGCGCCGCCGAGATGCTCGCCGCGGTCGAAGCCGCCTGTGCCGGCGACGAGGCTGACGACGTCGCACCCGCCGACGCCCTCGTCTCCGCGGCCGCCATCTCCGACTTCACCGTCGACGCCGCCGACGAGAAGATCCGATCCGGGGAGTCGCGGACGCTCGACCTGCGGCCGACGCCGAAACTCGTCGACGCGGTCCGGGACGCCCGCCCCGACCTCCCTATCGTCGGGTTCAAGGCCGAGACGGCGGGCGACGACGAGTCGATGGTCGCCGAGGCGAAACGGATTCTCGACCGGGCGTCGCTGTCGTTCGTCGTCGCCAACGACGCGAGCGTGATGGGCGAGGACGCGACGCGGGCGCTGTTCGTCCGCGAGTCGGGTCTGACCGGCGAGTACGAGGGCGACAAGGCGGGACTCGGCGGGCGGGTCGCCGACGAACTCGCCGCGGAACTCGGAGCGTGA